One window from the genome of Deltaproteobacteria bacterium encodes:
- a CDS encoding DUF2752 domain-containing protein, giving the protein MCAIQYFLGVPCPGCGFLHALWAVGHLRFAESFHLFPIWPLLILLFPWRGQKWVGHTFLVALFGQWFLRILFPL; this is encoded by the coding sequence ATGTGTGCCATTCAATATTTCCTGGGGGTTCCCTGTCCGGGGTGCGGGTTTTTGCATGCCCTCTGGGCCGTCGGGCATTTACGATTTGCCGAATCGTTCCACCTCTTCCCGATCTGGCCTCTTCTCATCCTTCTCTTTCCCTGGCGCGGGCAAAAGTGGGTCGGTCACACCTTTCTTGTGGCCCTCTTTGGACAATGGTTTTTAAGGATTCTCTTCCCCCTCTAA
- a CDS encoding DUF4870 domain-containing protein, with translation MTESKGSGLAPNIASVVAYLCAPITSVIMILVEKENKEVQFHAWQGTAFGVVYIGLVIALEIVSALLGAIISFLGVLVGLLVPVAGLAAFVLWIICLVKAYQGERWKIPYIGDFAARKAGLE, from the coding sequence ATGACGGAGAGTAAAGGAAGCGGGCTGGCCCCGAACATCGCCAGTGTTGTGGCCTATCTTTGCGCCCCGATCACCAGTGTCATTATGATACTGGTCGAAAAGGAGAACAAGGAGGTGCAGTTTCATGCCTGGCAGGGGACCGCCTTCGGGGTTGTCTACATTGGCCTGGTGATTGCCCTGGAGATCGTTTCTGCGCTCCTGGGGGCGATCATCAGTTTCCTGGGGGTTCTTGTGGGGCTTCTGGTCCCGGTAGCTGGTTTGGCGGCGTTTGTCCTCTGGATCATCTGTCTGGTGAAGGCCTACCAGGGGGAACGCTGGAAGATCCCGTATATCGGTGACTTTGCCGCGCGGAAGGCGGGTTTAGAGTAA